Proteins encoded within one genomic window of Deltaproteobacteria bacterium:
- a CDS encoding LemA family protein: MSITLAIIVAVALIFIAMLFYAVSIYNGLVTVKNNVEKNWSNIDVLLKQRFDEIPKLVAVCERYMKHEAETLEKVTKARAAIQNAHGVAEQGQAENFLSQTLKSLFAVSENYPELKADIGFRQLQGRVSELENEISDRRELFNDSVNIYNIRIEQIPDVIVAALLGYKAKELWKINPAERENQPIKFSM; this comes from the coding sequence ATGAGCATCACACTTGCGATAATCGTTGCCGTCGCGCTTATTTTCATCGCCATGCTGTTCTACGCCGTGAGCATATATAACGGGCTCGTCACGGTAAAAAACAACGTCGAGAAGAACTGGAGCAACATCGACGTCCTCTTGAAGCAGCGCTTCGACGAAATACCAAAGCTCGTTGCCGTGTGCGAAAGATACATGAAGCACGAAGCAGAGACCCTTGAAAAGGTCACCAAGGCGCGTGCCGCCATACAGAACGCCCACGGAGTGGCCGAGCAGGGGCAGGCAGAGAACTTCCTCTCGCAGACACTAAAGAGCCTCTTTGCGGTCAGCGAGAACTATCCGGAGCTGAAGGCCGACATAGGTTTCAGGCAGCTCCAAGGCCGCGTCTCGGAGCTCGAAAACGAGATATCGGACAGAAGAGAGCTCTTCAACGACAGCGTCAACATCTACAACATACGCATAGAGCAGATCCCGGACGTTATCGTAGCCGCGCTTCTGGGATACAAGGCAAAAGAGCTCTGGAAGATAAACCCCGCGGAACGAGAGAATCAACCAATAAAGTTCTCAATGTAA
- a CDS encoding methyltransferase domain-containing protein, with protein sequence MFDKLLVKKSFSRAAATYDRHASFQKEIAAELAELIDAHPGLTLDIGSGTGAVARLLKKKWPDINVFSTDIAEDMLKVAKEKLNGSSNMLVTADFERLPFAASCFDTALSSLSYQWAADIGAAFRETQRVLRPGGRFAFSTLGPDTMRELRESIGAAILATDKDARMPSSDNFAAAIDIETALSKAGFSGIHMERSTRKRAYRSFNELLLTLKKIGAIAPADPEKAVFTSPALLKEASRVYAERFPSPDKTSIMATYEVYFVTAVKDPISKT encoded by the coding sequence ATGTTCGACAAACTGCTTGTAAAAAAATCATTCTCGCGCGCAGCCGCCACATACGACCGCCACGCGTCATTTCAAAAGGAAATAGCCGCAGAGCTTGCCGAGCTAATCGACGCACACCCCGGGCTAACGCTTGACATCGGCTCAGGCACGGGAGCGGTCGCAAGGCTTCTAAAGAAGAAATGGCCGGACATAAACGTCTTCTCAACTGACATAGCAGAAGACATGCTAAAGGTCGCAAAGGAGAAGCTAAACGGAAGCTCCAACATGCTCGTTACCGCGGATTTCGAAAGGCTCCCGTTTGCCGCATCATGCTTTGATACCGCTCTCTCGAGCCTGTCGTATCAGTGGGCAGCGGACATTGGCGCGGCCTTCAGGGAAACACAGCGCGTGCTAAGGCCCGGCGGCCGCTTCGCGTTCTCGACACTTGGCCCGGATACCATGCGCGAGCTAAGGGAAAGTATCGGCGCTGCGATACTCGCAACAGATAAGGATGCCAGAATGCCGAGCTCCGATAACTTCGCCGCAGCCATTGACATCGAGACCGCTCTTTCGAAGGCCGGGTTTTCGGGCATACACATGGAACGAAGCACAAGAAAGCGCGCGTACAGAAGCTTTAACGAGCTGCTCTTGACGCTAAAGAAAATCGGCGCAATCGCTCCGGCAGACCCGGAAAAGGCCGTGTTCACTAGCCCTGCGCTTTTAAAGGAAGCCTCGCGTGTCTACGCCGAAAGGTTCCCCTCCCCTGACAAGACATCCATCATGGCGACATACGAGGTGTACTTCGTAACGGCCGTAAAAGACCCTATCAGCAAAACATAA
- a CDS encoding ankyrin repeat domain-containing protein: MKKLLTLLFVLLTAAPPAFADGIADAVEKGDKAKTEKFLKEPATDVNAKFDNNVTLLHMAVFFGQKDIAELLISKNADVNAQMQDGTTPLHIAVRANRTDIASLLIANGADINAKTKTGTTVLHNAALKGRPETLRRLASKGADVGARDNNKLTALHITARAGHTEAVKILIDNGADPNAKDKNGETPLHGAAENNNAEIASILIASNADTDIMSNSGNTPLTLAKRKGLTDIVELLEAAKQPR, translated from the coding sequence ATGAAAAAGCTACTTACCCTGCTCTTCGTGCTTCTCACTGCCGCACCTCCTGCATTTGCCGACGGCATTGCGGATGCAGTGGAAAAAGGCGACAAAGCAAAAACAGAAAAATTTCTAAAGGAGCCGGCAACAGACGTAAACGCAAAATTCGATAACAACGTCACGCTGCTTCACATGGCTGTATTTTTCGGGCAGAAGGATATTGCCGAACTACTTATATCGAAGAACGCGGACGTAAACGCCCAAATGCAAGACGGAACAACGCCGCTGCACATTGCGGTGCGCGCAAACCGCACGGACATAGCCTCGCTTCTTATCGCAAACGGCGCGGACATAAACGCCAAAACCAAGACCGGCACCACTGTGCTGCATAATGCCGCACTTAAAGGGCGCCCGGAAACGCTGCGGCGGCTGGCATCGAAAGGAGCCGACGTCGGCGCACGAGACAACAACAAGCTTACCGCGCTCCACATAACGGCACGCGCCGGGCACACGGAGGCTGTAAAAATACTTATCGATAACGGCGCGGACCCGAACGCAAAAGATAAAAACGGAGAAACCCCGCTCCACGGCGCAGCCGAAAACAACAACGCCGAGATCGCAAGCATTCTCATCGCAAGCAATGCCGACACTGACATAATGAGCAACAGCGGCAATACGCCGCTAACCCTGGCTAAGAGAAAAGGGCTCACCGACATCGTCGAACTCCTCGAAGCAGCCAAGCAGCCTCGTTGA
- the bioD gene encoding dethiobiotin synthase → MGPKGIFITGTDTQVGKTFVACALASAYRAAGKKVGVMKPVETGCKGSNGELIPADALMLKDASGFDAPLDLINPYRFKEPLAPSVASRLEGITIDLKKIKKCYNEIATQADVVIVEGAGGILVPLNEDATMADLIKYLGLPIIIVSSSRLGCINHTLLTIRHAESMDIKVNGVVLNHPDGLLDDSRMHNCQELRSRGVRIIGEMPNIIDKDHPEEKAAKIFTQASL, encoded by the coding sequence ATGGGCCCCAAAGGCATCTTCATAACAGGCACAGATACCCAAGTCGGAAAAACATTCGTTGCATGCGCCCTTGCCTCGGCATACAGGGCAGCGGGTAAAAAAGTCGGCGTGATGAAGCCGGTTGAGACCGGGTGCAAGGGCTCTAACGGAGAGCTCATTCCCGCAGACGCCCTTATGCTAAAGGACGCCTCGGGGTTCGACGCGCCTCTTGACCTAATAAACCCGTACCGCTTCAAAGAACCCCTTGCGCCGTCGGTAGCATCTAGGCTCGAAGGCATTACCATAGACCTAAAGAAAATCAAGAAGTGCTATAACGAAATCGCGACGCAAGCGGACGTGGTCATAGTCGAGGGCGCCGGAGGCATCCTTGTACCGCTAAACGAGGACGCGACAATGGCGGACCTGATAAAATACCTTGGCCTTCCAATCATCATCGTATCCAGCTCGCGGCTTGGCTGCATAAACCACACGCTCCTTACCATACGCCACGCAGAGAGCATGGACATCAAGGTAAACGGCGTTGTGCTAAACCATCCGGACGGCTTACTTGACGACAGCCGCATGCACAACTGCCAGGAGCTAAGAAGCCGCGGAGTACGCATCATCGGCGAGATGCCAAACATAATCGACAAAGACCACCCCGAAGAAAAAGCGGCAAAAATATTCACCCAGGCTTCGCTCTAA
- the bioA gene encoding adenosylmethionine--8-amino-7-oxononanoate transaminase, with amino-acid sequence MHSKSAKLRAADKRLIWHPFTRMLEWESSTPVVIEKGVGSTLIDTEGKRYIDAFSSLWVNVHGHNKREINASIKKQLDKIAHSTLLGYSNVPSIELAKRLVKIAPKGLTKVFYSDNGSTAVEIALKMAFYAGVKSGRTKFIAFTGAYHGDTVGSMSVGEIDEFVGRYKPLMFDSFRAPYPHCYRCILKKEYPSCKLACVAEFEKILKKHGKKIAACVIEPLIQGAAGMVTSPPGFLKEIRRLTKKYGVLLIADEVATGFGRTGRMFACEHEDVRPDFLCLAKGLTGGYLPLAATLTTEAIYKTFLGTKESPDAFYHGHTYTGNQLGCAAAIASLDIFKKEQTIKKLTPKIKLLKDGLAAFNGMAHVGNVRQCGMMAAIELVKDKKTKQPFPARLRVARRVCSEAEKMGVIIRPINDTIIIIPPLSIKAAELKTILSVLHKSIKKVLHRHDMYGQRTP; translated from the coding sequence ATGCATTCAAAGAGCGCAAAACTCAGGGCAGCTGACAAACGTCTTATCTGGCATCCGTTTACACGGATGCTCGAATGGGAAAGCTCAACGCCCGTTGTCATAGAAAAAGGTGTTGGCTCTACCCTCATCGACACAGAAGGCAAACGCTACATCGACGCATTCTCGTCTTTATGGGTAAACGTCCACGGCCATAACAAAAGGGAAATAAACGCGTCGATAAAAAAACAGCTGGACAAGATCGCACACTCCACGCTGCTCGGGTATTCTAACGTACCATCCATAGAGCTTGCAAAGCGCCTGGTAAAAATAGCGCCAAAGGGGCTTACAAAGGTATTTTACTCCGACAACGGCTCAACTGCCGTTGAAATAGCGCTAAAGATGGCCTTTTACGCCGGAGTCAAATCCGGCAGGACGAAGTTCATAGCATTCACCGGCGCGTACCACGGCGATACCGTTGGTTCGATGAGTGTCGGAGAGATAGACGAGTTCGTGGGACGCTATAAGCCGCTCATGTTCGACAGTTTCAGGGCGCCGTACCCGCACTGCTACCGCTGCATTCTAAAAAAGGAGTATCCGTCGTGCAAGCTCGCCTGCGTAGCGGAGTTCGAGAAAATTCTTAAAAAGCACGGCAAAAAAATCGCTGCCTGCGTAATCGAGCCGCTTATCCAGGGCGCAGCAGGCATGGTCACTTCGCCACCTGGCTTTTTAAAAGAGATACGGCGGCTAACGAAAAAATACGGCGTTCTTCTTATCGCGGACGAAGTGGCCACGGGCTTTGGCCGCACAGGAAGGATGTTTGCCTGCGAGCACGAGGACGTAAGGCCTGATTTTCTCTGTCTTGCCAAAGGGCTAACCGGAGGCTATCTGCCGCTAGCCGCGACACTTACGACCGAGGCAATTTATAAAACATTTCTCGGGACAAAGGAAAGCCCGGACGCCTTTTACCACGGCCACACGTACACAGGAAACCAGCTCGGGTGCGCCGCCGCTATCGCAAGCCTCGACATATTCAAAAAAGAACAGACCATAAAAAAACTCACGCCGAAAATCAAGCTCCTCAAAGACGGCCTCGCGGCCTTCAATGGCATGGCGCACGTCGGCAACGTGAGGCAATGCGGCATGATGGCTGCAATAGAGCTCGTAAAGGACAAGAAAACAAAGCAGCCCTTCCCTGCCAGGCTTCGCGTCGCAAGGCGCGTATGCAGCGAGGCCGAGAAGATGGGCGTAATCATACGCCCGATAAACGACACCATAATCATCATACCGCCGCTTTCCATAAAAGCTGCGGAACTAAAAACTATCCTGTCGGTACTGCATAAGTCCATCAAAAAGGTCCTGCACCGGCATGACATGTACGGACAAAGGACACCATGA